One window from the genome of Anomalospiza imberbis isolate Cuckoo-Finch-1a 21T00152 chromosome 13, ASM3175350v1, whole genome shotgun sequence encodes:
- the LOC137482098 gene encoding uncharacterized protein isoform X3, with the protein MNLLAQVSSLLQTLQAPDWLFLQPWHWLGSWAVTGAATTAGFFLCEGLLGQHFNMVPNGVAEPQPGDLFLFPLASGGPGWWGAHAGIYCGDGEIIHLEGSSGTSPSGIVAKHGKSHLLRTRGPAKVLRRKGGLDVAALQRRIRAAMDQPVEYDTITCNCIHFALALLGLGHLAGAMVSPALQ; encoded by the exons ATGAATCTCCTCGCCCAG GTGAGCTCCCTCCTTCAGACCCTGCAAGCCCCGGACTGGCTGttcctccagccctggcactggcTGGGCTCCTGG GCAGTGACTGGGGCAGCGACCACAGCAGGGTTCTTCCTCTGTGAGGGGCTGCTGGGACAACACTTCAACATGGTCCCCAACGGGGTggctgagccccagcctggggacCTCTTCCTCTTCCCGCTGGCCTCCGGGGGCCCTGGCTGGTGGGGCGCCCACGCTGGCATCTACTGCGGTGACGGGGAGATCATCCACCTGGAAG GCAGCTCAGGGACGTCACCATCAGGCATCGTGGCTAAGCACGGCAAGAGCCACCTCCTGCGGACACGGGGCCCGGCCAAGGTGCTCCGGAGGAAGGGAGGGCTGGATGTGGCCGCCCTGCAGCGGCGGATCCGGGCGGCCATGGACCAGCCAGTGGAGTACGACACCATCACCTGCAACTGCATCCACTTCGCCCTCGCCCTCCTGGGGCTGGGCCACCTTGCTGGTGCCATG gtgtccccagcgcTGCAGTGA
- the LOC137482098 gene encoding uncharacterized protein isoform X2: protein MGVVWEAGLDWTACWQRRVVAGDGCQKGTGPVLPCLLSPQVSSLLQTLQAPDWLFLQPWHWLGSWAVTGAATTAGFFLCEGLLGQHFNMVPNGVAEPQPGDLFLFPLASGGPGWWGAHAGIYCGDGEIIHLEGIVAKHGKSHLLRTRGPAKVLRRKGGLDVAALQRRIRAAMDQPVEYDTITCNCIHFALALLGLGHLAGAMVSPALQ, encoded by the exons ATGGGTGTGGTCTgggaggctgggctggactggacTGCGTGCTGGCAGAGACGGGTGGTGGCAGGGGACGGGTGTCAGAAGGGGACGGGTCCCGTCTTGCCCTGCCTCCTCTCCCCACAGGTGAGCTCCCTCCTTCAGACCCTGCAAGCCCCGGACTGGCTGttcctccagccctggcactggcTGGGCTCCTGG GCAGTGACTGGGGCAGCGACCACAGCAGGGTTCTTCCTCTGTGAGGGGCTGCTGGGACAACACTTCAACATGGTCCCCAACGGGGTggctgagccccagcctggggacCTCTTCCTCTTCCCGCTGGCCTCCGGGGGCCCTGGCTGGTGGGGCGCCCACGCTGGCATCTACTGCGGTGACGGGGAGATCATCCACCTGGAAG GCATCGTGGCTAAGCACGGCAAGAGCCACCTCCTGCGGACACGGGGCCCGGCCAAGGTGCTCCGGAGGAAGGGAGGGCTGGATGTGGCCGCCCTGCAGCGGCGGATCCGGGCGGCCATGGACCAGCCAGTGGAGTACGACACCATCACCTGCAACTGCATCCACTTCGCCCTCGCCCTCCTGGGGCTGGGCCACCTTGCTGGTGCCATG gtgtccccagcgcTGCAGTGA
- the LOC137482098 gene encoding uncharacterized protein isoform X1 codes for MGVVWEAGLDWTACWQRRVVAGDGCQKGTGPVLPCLLSPQVSSLLQTLQAPDWLFLQPWHWLGSWAVTGAATTAGFFLCEGLLGQHFNMVPNGVAEPQPGDLFLFPLASGGPGWWGAHAGIYCGDGEIIHLEGSSGTSPSGIVAKHGKSHLLRTRGPAKVLRRKGGLDVAALQRRIRAAMDQPVEYDTITCNCIHFALALLGLGHLAGAMVSPALQ; via the exons ATGGGTGTGGTCTgggaggctgggctggactggacTGCGTGCTGGCAGAGACGGGTGGTGGCAGGGGACGGGTGTCAGAAGGGGACGGGTCCCGTCTTGCCCTGCCTCCTCTCCCCACAGGTGAGCTCCCTCCTTCAGACCCTGCAAGCCCCGGACTGGCTGttcctccagccctggcactggcTGGGCTCCTGG GCAGTGACTGGGGCAGCGACCACAGCAGGGTTCTTCCTCTGTGAGGGGCTGCTGGGACAACACTTCAACATGGTCCCCAACGGGGTggctgagccccagcctggggacCTCTTCCTCTTCCCGCTGGCCTCCGGGGGCCCTGGCTGGTGGGGCGCCCACGCTGGCATCTACTGCGGTGACGGGGAGATCATCCACCTGGAAG GCAGCTCAGGGACGTCACCATCAGGCATCGTGGCTAAGCACGGCAAGAGCCACCTCCTGCGGACACGGGGCCCGGCCAAGGTGCTCCGGAGGAAGGGAGGGCTGGATGTGGCCGCCCTGCAGCGGCGGATCCGGGCGGCCATGGACCAGCCAGTGGAGTACGACACCATCACCTGCAACTGCATCCACTTCGCCCTCGCCCTCCTGGGGCTGGGCCACCTTGCTGGTGCCATG gtgtccccagcgcTGCAGTGA
- the NR2E3 gene encoding photoreceptor-specific nuclear receptor, producing the protein MAASPAGSVVSAGLDESPTGLSPAPGKELSPVLLCKVCGDTSSGKHYGIYACNGCSGFFKRSVRRKLIYRCQAGTGLCPVDKAHRNQCQACRLKKCLQAGMNKDAVQNERQPRSTAQVQLDSIQLDAELPPEHVATTCEVPPSPCPAPRGPGATVTPGPRAPTPPTNHRFMASLMTAETCAKLEPEDADETVDVTGSEPERAIGEYQMAPYPAASPENIYETSARLLFMAVKWAKNLPVFSNLPFRDQVILLEEAWSELFLLCAIQWSMPLESCPLLAVPEPTSGKLLPATLDVRALQETLGRFKALAVDPTEFACMKAVVLFKPETRGLKDPEQVENLQDQSQVMLGQHNRSHYPGQPVRFGKLLLLLPALRFISSERVELLFFRRTIGNTPMEKLLCDMFKN; encoded by the exons ATGGCTGCGTCCCCAGCGGGGTCGGTGGTGAGCGCCGGGCTGGATGAGAGTCCCACGG GGCTGAGCCCAGCGCCCGGGAAAGAGCTGAGCCCGGTGCTGCTGTGCAAGGTGTGTGGGGACACCAGCAGTGGGAAGCACTACGGCATCTACGCCTGCAATGGATGCAGCGGCTTCTTCAAGCGCAGTGTCCGCAGGAAGCTCATCTACAG GTGCCAGGCGgggacagggctgtgcccagtgGACAAAGCTCACCGCAACCAGTGCCAGGCCTGCCGGCTCAAGAAGTGCCTGCAGGCTGGCATGAACAAGGATG CCGTGCAGAACGAGCGCCAGCCCCGCAGCACGGCCCAGGTCCAGCTGGACAGCATCCAGCTGGATGCTGAGCTGCCCCCTGAGCATGTGGCCACCACATGTGAGGTCCCCCCATCACCCTGTCCGGCTCCTCGTGGTCCTGGTGCTACTGTCACCCCGGGTCCCCGAGCGCCCACACCACCCACCAACCATCGCTTCATGGCCAGCCTGATGACAGCCGAAACTTGTGCCAAGCTGGAGCCCGAGGACG CTGATGAGACGGTGGATGTGACGGGCAGTGAGCCAGAGCGGGCAATTGGCGAGTACCAGATGGCACCGTACCCGGCAGCCAGCCCCGAAAACATCTATGAGACCTCAGCACGTCTCCTCTTCATGGCAGTGAAATGGGCCAAGAACCTGCCTGTCTTCTCCAACCTGCCATTCCGTGACCAG GTGATCCTGCTGGAGGAAGCATGGAGTGAGCTGTTCCTGCTCTGTGCCATCCAGTGGTCCATGCCCCTGGAGAGCTGCCCGCTGCTGGCTGTCCCCGAGCCGACCTCTGGGAAGCTGCTGCCGGCCACCCTGGATGTGCGGGCGCTGCAGGAGACCCTTGGCCGCTTCAAGGCGTTGGCTGTTGACCCCACAGAATTTGCCTGCATGAAGGCCGTGGTGCTCTTCAAACCAG AGACCCGTGGCCTGAAGGACCCTGAGCAGGTGGAGAACCTGCAGGACCAATCACAGGTGATGCTGGGCCAGCACAACCGTTCCCACTACCCTGGGCAACCCGTCAG GtttgggaagctgctgctgctcctcccagcGCTGCGCTTCATCTCCTCGGAGCGCGTGGAGCTGCTCTTCTTCCGCCGCACCATCGGCAACACCCCCATGGAGAAgctgctgtgtgacatgttcAAGAACTGA